One window of the Archaeoglobus sulfaticallidus PM70-1 genome contains the following:
- a CDS encoding TFIIB-type zinc ribbon-containing protein has translation MELRCPNCGTRLPWWWRIAEISYRRSGGYYNKCPSCRRWIKVKAEHKRLEKRLREIILFLALPLFIIADDAAKGGNLIKKFDLDFLMEINPELVYLAAFMIVFSVIWSDLKRAKYVVQLSKPSIEKKRLSLKFALALLTPMLVLVNLGILYIYIIYGEWRLLAMVAAVDILSIILIKKEMEQLKKLEMDL, from the coding sequence ATGGAGCTTAGATGTCCCAATTGTGGAACAAGACTTCCGTGGTGGTGGAGGATAGCTGAAATCAGTTACAGAAGGTCAGGAGGGTACTACAACAAATGTCCATCCTGCAGAAGGTGGATCAAGGTAAAAGCTGAGCATAAAAGATTGGAGAAGCGGTTGAGAGAAATCATCCTCTTCTTGGCACTACCTCTGTTTATTATAGCCGATGATGCTGCAAAAGGCGGAAACCTCATTAAAAAGTTTGATCTAGATTTCCTGATGGAAATCAATCCTGAGCTGGTTTATTTAGCCGCATTCATGATTGTTTTTTCAGTGATATGGTCCGACCTGAAAAGAGCAAAATATGTTGTTCAGTTATCCAAGCCCAGCATTGAGAAGAAGAGGCTGTCTTTAAAGTTTGCACTGGCACTTCTGACACCAATGCTTGTGTTGGTAAATCTGGGCATACTCTATATTTACATCATCTACGGCGAGTGGCGACTTCTGGCAATGGTAGCCGCAGTCGACATACTTTCCATCATCCTGATCAAAAAGGAAATGGAACAGTTAAAAAAGCTTGAAATGGATTTATAA
- the dph2 gene encoding diphthamide biosynthesis enzyme Dph2, with translation MTPGITERIDFDGIFEELKRRNALRVGLQLPDGLKFRAKEIADIFESRGYEVIISGSHSFGACDLDLSLLDEVDVLVHFAHTPIYELDMVIYAPYYYEYDFDRIYDILKETGEKKIVLAGTAQYAWKFEELKRFLEERGFEVSINPAKRVKFRGQVLGCSYGALRAEGAIVYIGDGLFHAFGAGVYTGRRVYAINPLSGELRVIGEREINDFLKARYLAISKAMERIDEGVGIIVTSKIGQKRIALARKLKKMADNANVASKILFFDDISPEKLANFNFGVYVNTACPRISYDDIRRYDRPIITPQEFEIVLGLRKWEDYEMDEM, from the coding sequence ATGACTCCTGGCATTACTGAAAGAATAGATTTTGATGGGATTTTTGAGGAATTAAAGAGAAGGAATGCTTTAAGGGTGGGATTACAGCTACCCGATGGCCTTAAGTTCAGGGCTAAGGAGATAGCAGATATATTCGAAAGCAGAGGATATGAGGTTATAATTTCTGGAAGCCACTCATTTGGAGCATGCGACCTTGATTTATCTCTGCTTGATGAGGTTGATGTTCTCGTGCATTTTGCCCACACGCCAATTTACGAGCTTGACATGGTCATCTATGCTCCCTATTACTATGAATACGATTTTGATAGGATATATGACATACTGAAAGAAACGGGGGAGAAAAAGATCGTTCTTGCTGGCACGGCACAGTATGCATGGAAGTTCGAAGAACTGAAGAGGTTTCTTGAGGAAAGGGGATTTGAAGTTAGCATAAATCCTGCAAAGCGCGTTAAGTTCAGGGGACAGGTGCTTGGATGCAGCTATGGAGCCTTGAGGGCTGAGGGTGCTATAGTTTATATTGGTGATGGGCTGTTCCATGCGTTCGGTGCTGGAGTTTATACTGGCAGGAGGGTCTATGCAATCAACCCCCTCAGCGGGGAACTCAGAGTTATAGGTGAGAGGGAAATAAACGATTTTCTGAAAGCAAGATATCTGGCGATTTCCAAAGCCATGGAGAGAATCGATGAAGGTGTGGGCATCATTGTGACATCGAAGATAGGTCAGAAACGAATTGCTTTAGCCAGAAAGCTCAAGAAAATGGCTGATAATGCGAATGTAGCATCTAAAATCCTCTTTTTTGATGACATCAGCCCTGAAAAGCTGGCAAACTTCAACTTTGGCGTTTATGTCAACACAGCATGCCCGAGAATATCCTATGATGACATCAGAAGATATGATAGGCCGATTATAACTCCGCAGGAGTTCGAGATAGTTCTCGGGCTGAGAAAATGGGAAGATTACGAGATGGATGAGATGTAG
- the gatB gene encoding Asp-tRNA(Asn)/Glu-tRNA(Gln) amidotransferase subunit GatB, which translates to MQTLEQEVVIGLEVHVQLNKLNTKLFCSCSTSYHEDEPNTHVCPVCLGLPGAMPVINKEAVKFAVKTALALNAEVQPFTVFDRKNYFYPDLPKGFQISQYDNPLALGGYVTIETDSGEKKITLKRIHMEEDPGKLSYKGSITTAKYSLIDYNRSGMPLLEIVTEPVMHSPKEAREFLNKLRIILEYLDVFDGSLEGAMRVDANISLKGGGRVEIKNISSFKGVERALTYEITRQKNLLRRGRKVERETRHFDEANNITVSLRTKEEEQDYRYFPEPDLVPIYTAEIVEEVKGQIPEMPEEKRDRFISQYGISLSKAKILVLDPKMADYFEEVASKVDSKKAARWIVDVLRGELNYRDKDFRYAYERFPPGDMVRVIEYLENEKITDKSAVEIIRTKLDHGGDVDGIIQEKNLFAIDEEEEILNLCRKAVEENPKAVEDYLSGKKNAINFLVGQVMKATKGRADPAECFQIIKKIIDEKN; encoded by the coding sequence ATGCAAACATTGGAGCAAGAAGTGGTAATCGGTCTGGAGGTTCATGTTCAGCTAAACAAGCTCAACACGAAGCTCTTCTGTTCATGCTCAACATCATATCACGAGGATGAGCCGAACACTCATGTCTGTCCTGTATGCCTCGGATTACCGGGGGCAATGCCGGTCATAAATAAGGAGGCTGTTAAATTTGCCGTGAAAACAGCCCTGGCTTTGAATGCTGAGGTTCAGCCGTTTACAGTTTTTGACAGGAAGAACTACTTTTATCCAGACCTTCCGAAAGGATTTCAGATCAGTCAGTATGATAATCCCTTAGCACTGGGAGGATATGTTACAATAGAGACAGATTCCGGAGAGAAAAAGATAACCCTCAAAAGGATACACATGGAGGAAGACCCGGGCAAGCTGAGCTATAAAGGATCGATAACAACTGCAAAGTATTCTCTGATAGATTACAACAGATCCGGAATGCCCCTCCTGGAGATAGTTACCGAGCCGGTCATGCACTCCCCCAAGGAGGCGAGGGAATTCTTAAACAAGCTGAGGATAATCCTCGAGTATCTGGATGTGTTCGATGGCTCGCTTGAAGGTGCGATGAGGGTAGATGCTAACATATCGCTGAAGGGTGGAGGGAGAGTTGAGATCAAGAACATATCGTCATTCAAAGGTGTTGAGAGGGCTTTAACCTATGAGATAACGAGGCAGAAGAACCTGCTGAGGAGAGGAAGGAAAGTCGAGAGAGAGACAAGGCATTTCGATGAGGCGAACAACATAACCGTATCGCTCAGAACTAAGGAGGAGGAGCAGGACTATAGATACTTCCCGGAGCCGGATCTCGTGCCGATATATACAGCGGAGATAGTTGAAGAGGTTAAAGGACAGATACCTGAGATGCCGGAAGAGAAGAGGGATAGGTTCATCTCTCAATACGGTATATCTTTATCTAAGGCCAAGATACTCGTTCTCGATCCCAAGATGGCGGATTACTTTGAGGAGGTAGCATCAAAGGTCGATTCAAAAAAGGCAGCGAGATGGATCGTGGATGTCCTGAGAGGGGAGTTGAACTACAGGGATAAGGACTTCAGATATGCGTATGAGAGATTTCCTCCTGGGGATATGGTCAGGGTTATAGAGTATCTTGAGAATGAAAAGATAACCGACAAATCTGCTGTGGAAATCATAAGGACGAAGCTCGATCATGGTGGAGATGTTGATGGCATAATTCAGGAGAAGAACCTGTTTGCGATTGATGAAGAGGAGGAGATTTTAAATCTCTGCAGGAAAGCTGTGGAGGAAAATCCGAAGGCTGTTGAGGACTATCTCAGCGGAAAGAAAAATGCCATCAACTTTTTGGTTGGTCAGGTTATGAAAGCTACCAAAGGCAGGGCGGATCCTGCAGAGTGCTTCCAGATAATTAAGAAAATCATCGATGAAAAAAATTAG
- a CDS encoding DUF2341 domain-containing protein, giving the protein MKSWMKFSGDDRAVSELISIILMIAITVGAFSVIAVSIYSFLQTPPSKHADFQAEKIGDELVIYHTGGEELSGDDIIIFEAGSIKIERTINDCLAGNGCYFYDVNDDGKWNLGEKIVFKTSGYENVGVMIISEEANQVLFSMPAEALPEKDLTISLKVSNANPEVNEEITIYADVMNVGSEDINESFTVRFYYDSIEIYNEIINGLTSQSVEHISFSYTPTSTGQHVIKGVVDADGAIVEDNENNNVSSKTISVSEPANNPPVAAFTYTPATPLVGDIITFNASSSYDPDGDKITDYIWDFGDGDTATGVVTTHSYSSPGTYDVTLTVYDERGGVNSTTVAIEVIESICELPGWDYRKAITITNQNSFSLTDYQIKIELNSSNFDFTKANSDGSDIRFTESDGSTFLNYWIESWDPSNQTATIWVKVNIPASTSKTIYMYYGNSSATSMSNGDSTFVFFDDFEGTSLNTTKWATNTDTYQVENGAIRLWGSWNDGAYLNTRDSFSGSFVVEGRWRLSTTSKDVDLAVVFAEYSNSYMWESTSITCTYDSQSTSRPYYQKDLNVKGTHVDWGPEIESSDWQKFRIIFTQSYINYWDSWSAENSAKPSLEYSGSTFSTFYLGIAADSDSTSRYGYIDYIFMRKYVENEPSVVISATETDCTVPSPTADFTFTPSTPQVNEEITFNASSSTPSEPGGSITNYHWDFGDGNVIDTTSPTITHTYSSANTYSVTLTVTDSLGRQDSVTKQVEVLEASVCELPGWDYRKAITITNQNSFSLTDYQIKIELNSSNFDFTKANSDGSDIRFTESDGSTFLNYWIESWDPSNQTATIWVKVNIPASTSKTIYMYYGNSSATSMSNPEKTMFLYENFESDPGNLYGDAYYDSANRYVVLTRPLIFQTGYMVYNSVPTNPTGFYAKFYFKSGGGRGADALWMGAYDTDYTGTREDIVDGGYHFTYDEYNDRIAFTKSTTDNGAPIAYYSIDGSQIANLEWHLAEIYFWYDGKANTRIYLDGSEVASSSDTNPQINVINGVGKIIFGGRTGALTNYHIIGNGLLYIAKYTPNVGYTIEDADTQCLPSPTADFTFTPSTPQVNEEITFNASSSTPSEPGGSITNYHWDFGDGNVIDTTSPTITHTYSSANTYSVTLTVTDSLGRQDSVTKQVEVSETLFDPGFAYEDVNGNLMYDPGVDVQILASEIQDGVYDAGSNGLVIPPSVGDITASSIYFKGRDVVVSVDLTASKGVEIIGSDSVDITGVSVSSTNYNRDVVIQAGKILANGTDITAHGEVFLKATNIYISDSTIDTSSEYNMKISIDATNYVFANNATLKSQAKIDLGGNSLSGDGMSIDNSKAYDMKVNIVFLEDISLNNANIVSQGVVTINAGTQLTASDIKIDNTKAYNKKVEIYSSGDLNITGGEIRSKGNVLIQTYGGDLIANAIHVDSSGAYSKDITFKAENDIYLNSSKLVTNKGDLKAKVTGSPASQRTVYVDQAEFYDKDNKLEVSPKSVKVVGTPKHGGIKYK; this is encoded by the coding sequence ATGAAATCTTGGATGAAATTTTCTGGAGATGATAGAGCAGTTTCGGAACTTATCAGCATAATTTTAATGATAGCCATAACTGTTGGGGCTTTCTCGGTTATCGCAGTTAGCATATATTCCTTCCTCCAGACTCCTCCCTCAAAACATGCGGACTTCCAGGCTGAGAAAATAGGGGATGAGCTGGTAATATATCACACCGGTGGTGAGGAACTATCCGGTGATGACATCATCATTTTTGAAGCTGGCAGTATAAAAATTGAGAGAACGATAAACGATTGTCTGGCAGGAAATGGTTGTTATTTTTACGATGTAAATGACGATGGAAAGTGGAATCTTGGAGAGAAAATAGTATTCAAAACATCCGGTTATGAAAATGTTGGAGTGATGATTATCTCTGAGGAGGCAAATCAGGTTCTCTTCTCCATGCCCGCTGAAGCTCTTCCGGAAAAAGACCTTACGATCAGTTTGAAGGTTAGTAATGCAAACCCGGAGGTTAACGAGGAAATCACGATTTATGCTGATGTTATGAATGTTGGAAGTGAAGACATAAATGAAAGTTTTACAGTCAGATTTTACTATGACTCCATTGAGATCTACAATGAGATCATCAATGGTTTAACCTCCCAGTCAGTAGAGCATATAAGTTTCAGCTACACCCCAACAAGCACAGGGCAGCATGTAATCAAAGGAGTTGTGGATGCTGATGGAGCTATTGTGGAAGATAATGAGAACAACAATGTCTCAAGCAAGACTATTAGCGTTAGTGAGCCTGCGAACAATCCACCAGTGGCAGCATTCACTTACACTCCGGCGACCCCACTGGTTGGAGATATTATAACCTTCAACGCCTCTTCGAGCTACGATCCAGACGGAGATAAAATCACAGACTACATATGGGATTTCGGAGATGGAGATACTGCTACGGGTGTTGTGACGACTCACTCTTACTCCTCACCCGGAACCTATGATGTGACGCTGACGGTTTACGATGAAAGAGGTGGTGTGAATTCAACTACGGTAGCTATAGAGGTTATCGAGTCGATCTGTGAACTCCCCGGCTGGGACTACAGAAAGGCCATCACAATAACCAACCAGAACAGCTTCTCCCTGACAGACTACCAGATCAAAATAGAACTCAACTCCTCCAACTTCGACTTCACCAAGGCAAACTCAGATGGATCAGACATCAGATTCACAGAATCCGATGGATCGACCTTCCTCAACTACTGGATAGAGAGCTGGGATCCCTCCAATCAGACAGCCACCATATGGGTTAAAGTCAACATCCCTGCAAGCACATCCAAGACCATCTACATGTACTACGGAAACAGCTCAGCAACCTCCATGAGCAACGGAGACTCAACGTTTGTGTTCTTCGATGATTTTGAAGGTACATCTCTCAACACGACCAAGTGGGCAACGAACACAGACACCTATCAGGTGGAAAATGGAGCAATCAGGTTGTGGGGCAGCTGGAATGATGGAGCGTACCTGAACACAAGAGACAGCTTCAGCGGAAGTTTTGTTGTTGAGGGTAGATGGAGATTGAGTACGACTTCCAAAGATGTGGATCTTGCTGTGGTATTCGCGGAATACAGCAACTCCTACATGTGGGAATCAACATCCATAACCTGTACCTATGACAGCCAGAGCACATCACGCCCGTATTACCAGAAAGATCTGAATGTGAAAGGTACACATGTGGATTGGGGTCCGGAGATAGAATCTTCAGACTGGCAGAAGTTCAGGATAATCTTCACACAATCCTACATAAACTACTGGGACTCGTGGAGTGCGGAGAACTCTGCCAAACCATCCCTTGAATACTCTGGCAGCACATTCAGCACGTTCTATCTCGGAATTGCTGCTGATTCTGACAGCACAAGCAGATACGGGTACATAGATTACATTTTCATGAGAAAGTATGTTGAAAATGAACCATCTGTGGTTATATCTGCCACCGAAACTGACTGTACTGTGCCATCCCCAACAGCCGATTTCACCTTCACCCCATCAACCCCCCAGGTAAACGAAGAAATAACCTTCAACGCCTCATCCTCAACCCCATCAGAGCCAGGAGGAAGCATAACCAACTACCACTGGGACTTCGGAGATGGTAATGTAATAGACACGACATCACCAACAATAACCCACACCTACTCTTCAGCCAACACCTACAGCGTAACGCTGACAGTCACAGACAGCCTTGGAAGGCAGGACTCAGTAACCAAGCAGGTGGAGGTTTTGGAGGCAAGTGTTTGTGAACTTCCCGGCTGGGACTACAGAAAGGCCATCACAATAACCAACCAGAACAGCTTCTCCCTGACAGACTACCAGATCAAAATAGAACTCAACTCCTCCAACTTCGACTTCACCAAGGCAAACTCAGATGGATCAGACATCAGATTCACAGAATCCGATGGATCGACCTTCCTCAACTACTGGATAGAGAGCTGGGATCCCTCCAATCAGACAGCCACCATATGGGTTAAAGTCAACATCCCTGCAAGCACATCCAAGACCATCTACATGTACTACGGAAACAGCTCAGCAACCTCCATGAGCAACCCGGAGAAGACGATGTTCCTGTACGAGAACTTCGAAAGCGATCCGGGTAATCTGTATGGTGATGCCTACTATGATTCTGCTAACAGGTATGTCGTGCTGACCCGACCACTAATATTTCAGACTGGATATATGGTCTACAATTCCGTTCCAACAAATCCAACTGGCTTTTACGCCAAATTCTACTTCAAATCCGGTGGAGGGAGGGGGGCGGATGCTCTGTGGATGGGAGCATATGACACAGACTACACAGGCACGAGAGAGGACATTGTAGATGGTGGATACCACTTCACATATGATGAGTACAACGATAGAATAGCGTTTACAAAAAGCACAACCGATAACGGAGCCCCGATAGCATACTACTCGATAGATGGATCTCAGATAGCCAACTTGGAGTGGCATCTGGCAGAGATTTACTTCTGGTATGATGGAAAAGCAAATACGAGAATATACCTCGATGGCTCTGAAGTAGCTTCATCCTCAGATACGAACCCGCAGATCAATGTCATTAATGGTGTGGGCAAGATAATCTTTGGTGGAAGAACCGGTGCCCTGACGAACTACCACATAATCGGTAATGGTTTGCTGTACATCGCTAAATATACACCTAATGTTGGCTATACAATAGAAGATGCTGACACTCAATGCCTGCCATCCCCAACAGCCGATTTCACCTTCACCCCATCAACCCCCCAGGTAAACGAAGAAATAACCTTCAACGCCTCATCCTCAACCCCATCAGAGCCAGGAGGAAGCATAACCAACTACCACTGGGACTTCGGAGATGGTAATGTAATAGACACGACATCACCAACAATAACCCACACCTACTCTTCAGCCAACACCTACAGCGTGACGCTGACAGTCACAGACAGCCTTGGAAGGCAGGACTCAGTAACCAAGCAGGTGGAGGTTTCTGAAACACTCTTCGATCCAGGATTTGCTTATGAAGATGTCAATGGCAACCTTATGTATGATCCGGGAGTAGATGTCCAGATACTGGCTTCTGAAATACAGGATGGTGTTTATGATGCTGGTAGCAATGGACTTGTGATACCTCCGAGTGTCGGGGATATAACTGCAAGCAGTATTTACTTCAAAGGGAGAGATGTCGTTGTATCTGTAGATCTTACAGCAAGCAAAGGTGTTGAGATAATCGGAAGTGATAGTGTAGATATAACCGGTGTATCCGTCTCTTCTACTAACTACAATAGGGATGTGGTTATACAGGCAGGAAAGATACTGGCGAATGGTACAGATATAACAGCCCACGGGGAAGTTTTTTTGAAAGCCACCAATATATACATCTCAGATTCGACAATAGATACTTCCTCAGAGTACAATATGAAAATATCGATAGATGCCACCAATTATGTCTTCGCAAACAATGCCACTCTGAAGTCTCAGGCTAAGATAGATCTCGGCGGAAATTCGCTGTCTGGAGATGGTATGAGTATCGACAACAGCAAGGCATATGACATGAAAGTGAATATTGTGTTTCTGGAGGACATTTCACTCAACAATGCCAATATAGTATCGCAGGGTGTTGTTACGATAAATGCTGGAACCCAGCTAACCGCATCTGACATCAAGATCGACAACACCAAGGCATACAACAAGAAGGTTGAGATATACTCGAGTGGAGACCTCAATATTACCGGTGGAGAAATCCGCTCGAAAGGAAATGTCCTGATTCAGACATATGGTGGAGATCTGATAGCTAATGCTATTCATGTAGATTCCTCTGGTGCATACAGTAAAGATATAACTTTCAAGGCTGAAAACGATATCTATCTAAATTCTAGCAAGTTGGTCACAAATAAGGGAGATCTTAAAGCAAAGGTCACTGGAAGTCCTGCAAGTCAGAGGACAGTTTATGTGGATCAGGCAGAATTTTATGATAAAGACAATAAGCTGGAGGTATCACCCAAGAGTGTAAAGGTTGTTGGAACTCCTAAGCATGGGGGTATTAAGTATAAGTAG
- a CDS encoding sodium:calcium antiporter, which produces MPPMPIMLEPVFEILIEIFVVFIAALLFVNAIEYLGSLFELGGSFVGAILSPLFTSLPEMIVFLVAIFFSGVESGEAIGVGTVFGQPFMASSLSYGLVGISVLLGYHLKRRDDLVLEVDRELVIPYAVVSIAFPLTLVPAFLGFHKLFGILFFLIYVSYIFTMYKNGMGETLESAEEPYACRVIPNQKAGGIIQLISSVILLYYGSHGLVSSVDEVSRMLNISPLGLALIIIPAATAIPETASALIWSFRGRDSLSIASLIGEKILYSTFYPAMGLLLTSWTLDVHAYMSVIGTTAISLILLYFVAKQRVPWWGLIVGFVFFIVYSVLIFIYHI; this is translated from the coding sequence ATGCCCCCAATGCCCATAATGCTTGAGCCAGTTTTTGAAATACTGATAGAAATTTTTGTTGTTTTTATAGCAGCCTTACTTTTTGTCAATGCGATAGAGTACTTGGGAAGCCTGTTCGAGCTTGGGGGTTCTTTTGTTGGCGCAATTCTATCCCCTCTCTTCACATCCCTGCCGGAGATGATAGTTTTCCTCGTAGCCATTTTCTTTTCCGGCGTGGAAAGTGGAGAAGCCATAGGTGTCGGTACAGTCTTCGGCCAGCCGTTCATGGCCTCAAGCCTGTCCTATGGACTGGTAGGAATATCCGTTTTGCTGGGCTACCATCTCAAGAGAAGAGATGATCTCGTGCTTGAAGTTGATAGAGAACTCGTTATACCCTACGCAGTCGTCTCCATTGCTTTTCCTTTAACACTGGTTCCGGCGTTTCTGGGATTCCACAAACTATTTGGCATCCTGTTCTTCCTGATCTATGTCAGTTACATCTTTACCATGTACAAAAATGGGATGGGAGAGACCCTCGAATCTGCCGAAGAGCCTTACGCATGCAGAGTTATCCCAAATCAGAAGGCTGGAGGGATTATCCAGCTAATATCCTCTGTGATACTGCTGTACTATGGTTCACACGGGCTTGTAAGCTCTGTTGATGAGGTTTCAAGAATGCTGAACATCAGCCCTCTCGGGCTGGCTCTGATAATAATCCCAGCAGCAACGGCCATACCCGAGACTGCCAGTGCCCTGATATGGAGTTTCAGAGGGAGGGATTCGCTCAGCATAGCCTCGCTAATAGGAGAGAAAATCCTGTACTCAACATTCTATCCCGCAATGGGTCTGCTGCTCACATCCTGGACTCTGGATGTTCACGCGTACATGAGCGTTATCGGCACCACTGCGATCTCGCTAATCCTGCTATACTTCGTTGCAAAACAGAGGGTTCCATGGTGGGGGTTGATTGTCGGCTTTGTATTCTTCATAGTGTACTCAGTTCTGATCTTCATATACCATATCTGA
- a CDS encoding 3-isopropylmalate dehydratase large subunit — translation MTDGKTITEKIFSEKSGSDVRAGDIVIAEIDQIALQDGTAPLAIRQVKEMSKEIRGSEITHFFVDHASPSPRKELSNDQKFIRNFAEEHSMDFNPPGEGIIHQIMVERYVKPGDLAVGADSHTCTYGGIGAFSTGMGSTDVAVAILLRKNWFRVPEVFRFNISGKFEKGVFAKDLILKIIGDLGVDGATYKAMEFDGDIHNIEVEGRLTISNMAVECGAKAGIFPSDELTKQYLAELGRADDFKEIKADANAEYEKEFYYELSDLEPMISKPHNVDNTAEVSEVEGTEIDQVFIGTCTNGRISDLRVVAKILKGRKVSKKIRLIVGPASRRIYLKAMEEGLLKTIVEAGGVVLPPGCGPCVGIHQGILADGEVCLSTQNRNFKGRMGNPEGFIYLSSPATAAASAIKGRIVDPREFL, via the coding sequence ATGACCGATGGAAAAACGATAACCGAGAAAATTTTCTCTGAGAAGAGTGGCAGCGATGTCAGGGCTGGAGATATTGTCATCGCAGAGATAGACCAGATAGCACTCCAGGATGGGACCGCTCCTCTCGCAATCAGGCAGGTAAAGGAGATGTCCAAAGAAATTAGAGGATCCGAGATAACTCATTTCTTTGTTGATCACGCTTCACCATCTCCGAGAAAAGAACTCAGCAACGACCAGAAGTTCATCAGGAACTTTGCCGAAGAACATTCAATGGACTTCAACCCACCGGGAGAGGGGATAATACACCAGATAATGGTTGAGAGATATGTAAAGCCCGGAGACCTTGCAGTAGGAGCGGATTCACACACATGTACCTATGGTGGGATCGGAGCGTTCTCAACCGGGATGGGTTCAACGGATGTTGCCGTTGCGATCCTTCTCAGAAAGAACTGGTTCAGGGTGCCGGAGGTTTTCAGATTCAACATCAGCGGGAAATTCGAGAAGGGCGTGTTCGCAAAAGACCTTATATTAAAAATAATCGGAGACTTGGGAGTGGATGGAGCCACATACAAGGCGATGGAGTTTGATGGTGACATACACAACATAGAGGTGGAGGGCAGGCTGACGATATCCAACATGGCAGTGGAATGCGGAGCAAAGGCCGGGATATTCCCCTCGGATGAGCTTACGAAACAGTATCTGGCTGAGCTGGGCAGAGCAGACGATTTCAAAGAGATTAAAGCTGATGCCAATGCAGAGTACGAAAAGGAATTCTACTATGAGCTTTCCGATTTAGAGCCGATGATCTCCAAGCCACACAATGTTGACAATACTGCAGAGGTAAGCGAGGTTGAGGGCACAGAGATCGATCAGGTCTTCATAGGAACCTGCACCAATGGCAGAATCTCGGATTTGAGGGTGGTTGCCAAAATACTCAAGGGCAGAAAGGTGAGCAAAAAGATCAGGCTGATCGTTGGGCCAGCAAGCAGGAGGATCTACCTGAAGGCGATGGAGGAGGGTTTACTAAAAACAATAGTTGAGGCTGGAGGAGTTGTGCTGCCTCCTGGATGCGGACCGTGTGTGGGCATACATCAGGGAATACTGGCTGATGGAGAGGTCTGCCTCTCAACCCAGAACAGAAACTTCAAGGGCAGGATGGGAAATCCAGAGGGATTCATATACCTGAGTTCTCCAGCCACAGCAGCAGCTTCTGCAATAAAGGGAAGGATCGTCGATCCACGGGAGTTCCTGTAA